CCGTCCCCGTCCACGGGCAGCTCTTTTCTTGTCTGCAGACCGACTGCGGCCTCTCTTGTCTTCCGGGGATCGAGACCTGCTGACTTTGGACCTGTTTCGCCGATCGTGGCTCCGACTTCTGGACCTAGAGCGGGACCGACGTCGTGATTTCGAACCCATCACGAACTTTCTGTTCCTGTGGGGTCCGAAGCGCACTCTGTCGCGTAAATAAGAGGTAACAAAGAAAACTGTTGCTGTTCTCGCAGTGTAAACTATATTGTGTATTTGTAACATATTTGATTAAGTAGAGGAACATTAATGTCGGCCTAAAACACCCACCCTTAAAAAAATAAGTTAATTATCTGGTTTCAAAATTAACCAATTGTTCAGGCAGCAGAAAGCTGGTTTAAATGGGCTTTCTACAAAACAGCGCACATTTATGACGTCACAACTATAGCTCgagaaaaaaataagataaagtataaataaataCCCTTTGCTTAACTGAGGTTATTATATGACACGGGTCATCCTAAACTAAATTAACATAATAGATATTAATTACTGTGTTCAAATATTTTTTGAGCGAAAATAGGTCAGAGCTGcttttcagaaacacaaacaatattcGCGTTTTCGTGACGTCAGGCAACTGGCAAATGTAGTTGTCTGAACTCACTCTTAaaccatttttttaaaaaaataatggcCGAAACATAACCAATTCCTCCTCGTTTATCTTTTCCGTGTATAATCAGGAAATTCTGTTCGTTATTGTTTGGCTTCGTGATTGCTTTCGATGTTTAAAGTCATGTTTACAGGTGAAAACTGGACTACAAGTTCCAGACAACACACGGCGCCATTGCCTGTGTTGAGGCTGGAGGGGACTCCTTTCAGCAACATTCCTCTTTACCCAGCCTTCTGTAAGGGCGATAGCGACTACGTTTCTGACTTAATCGATAGTGTTTCTGTTTGCTAGCATTTTAGATCAgtagttgtgttttcatgtctaATCTGGCCCTCGTATGGAGATAGAAACTATTCGCGCGACCGTAAACTCAGCTTCAGCTGGTAGAGCTTGTTAGCTAGCTTACCTAGCCAGCAGCTACCAGTAGATTTGCGGCTTATATCCGTGGCTGCCCTGCCAGGTAGATCAACTAAAGCCCGAGGCGCTGGTCAGCCACAATGGTCTGGTCAGTTCACCAGTTCCTGAATATTGACACTGGTAAATAATTCATCTGATTCGGGGACAGATCAACGCAACCTTTGTTTGACTTGTGCGCAGCCTGGCTGGTTTGGCCTGTTTCATTGTCCTCGAACATCGAAAACACACAAGTTGTTTTTCAGCGTCTGGAGGTTGTTTGGCTGTTCAGGCGAACTCAGTCAGCTGTCGACTCCAGATCATCCTCAAAGCCACCTGGTCCAGTATGGCGCAACACGACCACTCTCATGTAGCCAGTTCACAGAAAGCACTCATGTTGGAAATGAAGAGCCTTCAGGAGCAGCCTGTCGAGGGATTCAAAATAACACTGGTGGACGAGGCTGACATGTACAACTGGGAAGTGGCCATTTTCGGACCTCCAAACACTCACTATGAAGGGGGGTATTTTAAGGTAAGGATACAGTAGAATAGCTAGTCCATCAAGGAAGAAAATTGTCTTTTGGTACATCTGGCaggttatttttatttatttatttattttagcagAGCCATAGTTATACAAACGTAATCAACACAAGAAACAGGGTTTACTGCACTACTTGTATGACCCCATTATATGCAATGAGTGACAATCAAGCCTGTCAGTAAAAATATgtcatacagtacatttataAAACATGCCCTTTTTTGTGCTCCAGGCTCGGATCAAGTTCCCTATAGACTACCCGTACTCCCCACCTGCCTTCAGGTTCCTCACCAAGATGTGGCACCCCAACATCTATGAGGTGAAGTATCACCCTGACTCCCTGTATATCTTATATTCAGTGAAACgccttttcattcatttatgacTGTATTTAATATATTTAGATGTCTTTAGGCGGTGATACAATGCATCTGACAGTGAAATGAGTCCATTTCTCCTGTTTTCAGAATGGagatgtgtgtatttctataTTGCACCCTCCAGTGGACGACCCGCAGAGTGGAGAGCTGCCTTCAGAGAGATGGAATCCCACCCAGAACGTCCGGTTAGCACGCTCCCTCATTATCCATCCTCATATGTCTCTCCTTTCTTGGCACCTTACTTCCCTGTCTTCTCTCAAACACAGTTGACCTTATAACATGACATTTGTCTTCAGTGGAGTCTCCTCAGAAGTTCTCAGAAACTAACACTGAGTTCATATCCGGGCATTCAGCACCAAATGTGTCATGAGGTTTTTGGGTAGTGAGTAATTAATTGTTTCATCCTTGTTCTTGAAAAAAACTTGTGCGTCATAGACCTTTTTTTCTCAGCAGTCTTATTGACTTGCCACAAGAgcaaaagcacagatgtaatgaCATTAACGATGGCTAAAATGAAGGTGTTTTAGTTCTTCGGCTCTGCTGTTATGAATGCTTTTCCTGCTAccacaagtcaaaatgtctgctgtggaaagtTATCTATTGCCATTGCAGTTGCACTGTCCACTCTACGGTGTCACCTGTGGGATATTACTAAATTTCACATTTAAGACGATACTTACGGTATAACGCTGTTGGAAATGTGTTCCTTGTAACCGAACATTTTTGTGTCCAAACCTTTTTTGAGTCAGCATCTAGAGGCCATGAAGTAGAAGTGTGACTCAAGGCACTTCCACATTTGTATAAAAACTGCACCCCATGGCCACTTCATATGGTAAAGTAATAAATCTGATGCAGTCCAATATAACAGCTAAGCCATAAATTCTGTCTTTTGTAAAAATGCTAATGTTCAATTTTTATAGGTGCTGCCGGAGAGGTGTTGATTTAGCTATATGCTTGTTATTGAGATAGTATTCTGCAGTGGTGGTGTACTGGACTGCCTTTCATTGAGGCCTTGTTAATGTTTTTCCCATCCTATTTACAAACATGAGGGAGGAACACTattataaatacatttcaatatAATGTAGTCCAGTCCAGCGCCACCGCTAACAACCATCTCCTTAATAAACCTATAGTTAAATTAACACCTCTTGGAAAGCTTTGACAAAAAACGTCCATTATGCAACCTTAGAACTGTTGATGAATTCTGGACATTGGTCAACACTTAAAGGTGCTGTGTGGAGCTTTCAGAAAATCCCTGTTTTCAATGACACCAGTGGTCGTTACGTGAACTGCTGTCAGCATCCTGCTGCTCGTGTCGGTACTGCATAGACGCAAGGAAGCGTCATCCTGGGCATTGGCCAAAACAGTGACATGACTTTTCACAAGACTGAATGCTGAAATGAACACCGAATGCTGGAAAATGAATTACAGTCATATTCAGAATAATACCATCTGTAATGTTcctgtattttattttagcTTGCTGTTTGCAGATTATTTTATCAGCTAACATTATGAAGCAACCAGCACGAGGTCTGTGCCGCATAGCAAAGTtacagctagctggctaacgttagcttagctttctTTAGGTTAGAGTTACTGTTTGACCGCCCCTGCCTCGTTCTTGGCAAGTAGAAAGCAAGCGTTAGTCGTACGCCTTTGCTTTGCACCATTACGTCATTTATTATCCGCTAATCTCAACACTGTTTGTCATAATGCATAAGTTAGTGTCATGGATCACATTTGCTGGTGAAGTAATGTGGCAAGCTAGCCAACATATCTGCTCAGATAGTATTTTgcttttatattattatattattatagtATTATTGCGATAATGTTAGCGTGCAAGCAAGCTGAGCCAAATAATTTGCAACGAGCAAGCTGGTCAGTTTACCATCGTAAACTGAACGTCTTTGGcctttggactgttggtcggacagAACAACGCAGTTTTATGGACTAAATGATTGATCAGTTAATTGAGCAAATCATTGTGTAATAAATCAGTAATTGTATAATAAACCAAGTAAAAGAATCATTGATTGTAGCTCTAATTTGCACAGCTACTGTGAGTAGCTGTAAAATACAGTGTATAAGAAAACggacggaggaagaggagagatcAAATATTCTACATTTGTTGATCAAATAAATGATTCATGTGGTTATCCTCACGTTCGTGTTTGCTTCCAGGACCATTTTGCTGAGTGTGATCTCCCTGCTGAACGAGCCCAACACCTTCTCTCCTGCCAACGTGGACGCCTCCGTCATGTACCGCAAATGGAGGGACAGCAAGGGCAAGGACCGAGAATATGTAGAGATCATCAGGTGAACAATCGCACTCACAAACTTTTCTTAACAGGAGTAGACCGAATTTGAAGATCCTCTTTGCCGAGTGTCAACTTTGACTCGTCATGTAATGTCTCTCTCAGGAAACAAGTATTGGCCACCAAGGCGGAAGCTGAGCGCGACGGCGTCAAGGTGCCCACCACACTGGCCGAGTACTGCGTCCGCACACGTGCCCCAGCCCCCGACGAAGGCTCCGACCTCTTCTATGACTACTACTATGACGACGACGATGCGGAGGACGGCGACGGCGACTGCTGCTATGACGAGGATGACTCCGGCAACGAGGAGTCGTGACGTGTTTTTCGACAGCGTCCCTGATCTAGCTGACGTACGCCACCCCCCCTTTTCTGTCTGGGTTGCCAGAAATTCTAGGTTGACAACCAAGAAAGATTTGAAGTTTCCCACTTCTAAACCAATGAAaagagctgtttttttcttgagcCTCTGAATTCTTTTTCAGAGGCAAAAACTGATGCACCGTTGTGGAAAGGTCAGACCTGGTAAGATTTGCACCAGCACAAAAGTCAccagtttcttcagttttcaTCAACAGTTTTCATTATCACCTAAAACCTTACTATGAGAGAATAACTTAAACTATTACTTAATCCTCCTGACTCGTTCAGTCTCCTGTACAGTGTATGGTATGTACGGTATTGTGGGGTTAATACCACTGTTAACAATAGCAACATTTGCACTGGTGCAAACACTTCCAAACTTTGCTCAGCGTCTCTCTCGCATATCTCTATTTCCCTAATTGTAACTGGGTGTTGCTCACCAGCAGTCGCTCCCAGTGACTGGCAGAAGATTGAGGACTTCAAGCAGCCTGTTTGCGTTGAACAGTCTACTGCAAATGTATTGAATTGGACATTTCCACGTTTCACAACCTCGCTTCAATGGGACGGGATGTCATGGGACGATGTTTTCAGAGTTCTTGTGCATGCCAGAACATCGTTGGAagctttttgtctcttttacaGGTGGACTGTTGACCCACATCATGATCTGGTTCAGCGTGCTGATAAGAAAGACTTGTGTTGGTGGAGATCCCAGAGAACTTTGTATCTGGAGGACCAGCTGGCACTGAGTCACTGGGTCAGATCCTCATGAACATTTTTGGCAACATGAAATTgatatttgctgtgtttcttctgATTACTGTtggatgtgtttctgtttgagtgTGGGGATTATGTTATTTGAAGTAGCTCAGATTTAAGAGTCGTAtaggatcttttttttttgcgggGGGCGGAACTAATTAATCATCGGATTTGTATCTCTCCTCAGGTTTGCTCTCTGAGAGCCCTGACGGAGCCAAAGACCTAAAACAATGTAAAAGAAAGCCCAAAACGTTTTATGACCGTTTGTTGTAttcttgtctttgtttgctCCCTTACGAGCTTTGTTATCGTAGTCTCTTTCTTTGGTTAGACATTATGCCTGCAATCTTTGCTTGAGAATGATTTATGTGATGAGATTATTAGGTTTgattggcaaaaaaaaaaaaaaaaaagttgtaggACAAGTGTCTGTCAAAAGATGTTGTTGCAGTATCAGTCGGGATTATCGAagtttttcagccctggaggtgAAAGAAAACAAGGCCGCCgtgttttcatttgagtttCTATTCTTTGTGTCAGTGGAGATCGGACTGGTTTTGATATCATTTTTAGAGCGCATGAGTGTcctctttgtgtatttttgcatcAGCAATATTGATTGTTTCATTTACTCAAATTGGCACTTCATACTGAATTTCTCAGGATAATGAATTACATATGACAAAACAATTAAGACAAGCAACTATTTTCCTCATTTAGGTGGTCTTCAGAGTTGGTTTACAGCTTTAACAGGAACCATAGCTGATATGCACATGTAGCTGTATGGATGATCACCATATTGTTCTTTTCACtggtctttattttttattttcggctatttaaaactgaaaaataaagatttatcTGGAAAAAAATATCTTGGAGTAATTGATGCAACAGTTTCACTTAATTTTcctgtttgctgcagtgtgttatTGCTAATTGCAACATATTTACTCTCACAATTAGCCTTACAATTAAcctttcatttcattatatTAATTTTGTTAAGTCTCTCAGATGGATTTGAAAGTTGTTTGGCTCTGTTGCGTATCTGTATATGATAATAGGCCCGTTTATCTATCACTTTTACTGTATGCCATCTTTAGATATGACCATTTGTCATGTTATTGACTTCTTGTGTTTATAATGTAGGAATCCACACTGACAACACAGGAAAGAATTCTTTGATGACGAATGACTGTGCTGCATTCAAGTCACAGGGGAATACCGGGCATCGTTACACAGCTCAAAGCAGCAGCCTTCCGAGTGAAGACCGTTCGTTTTTATCAAGACCGAAGTCCTTTGTAGGTTTTGGTTGTTTTGCCGAATAGAAATGTCCACCCTAAGCATTAAAGCCTCACGGGCTTTAATAGGGTTAACGAAGAGGGAATAAAAACCCAAAATGTTACACGAGGACTTggactgctgtttatttttagaagCTCTGTATTACCTGAGCAGAGGCACGAAAGTGGGCCTTTCTGATACGTGCTTCATAAACTTAGAGGGTAAGAAGATAAAATTAACGTACATTTTGGATATCTTACCTGACCTTAACAAaccagaatttttttttaagaaaagatACCCTAGAGTTTGCCCACCTTTACATTTGATTTGTAGTTGGACATCTATGTGTAAACTGAAGAGACATTTATTCTAGACATTTATTCTTTGGACACGAACGTTATTGGTGGAGATTCGGGCTGGAAGAGGAGATAGCGTGATGTGCCATTTTTCCGCCTTAATTGAACGCAGCATACGTCGTCGCTTGGAGATGACGTCAGCCAAACGGTACATTTAAAACCTGATGTGCTACTGTTGCCTGTAGTCTTCTAAATCCAAAGAGAATATAGTGAAAATCCACCTGGGAGATCCGTCAGCTTTACAATACAGGGACATCTCTGTAAACCAAACAATAAAGACACGATACCAACAACAGCAATGTCTGTGAATTATGCTGCTGGGCTCTCGCCGTACGCAGACAAAGGTGTTTGCGGACTTCCCGAGGTAAAGAGAGCTACCCTGGCTAGGTAGTTAGCTTCCTATCAACCGCTAACGTTAGCAAGTTAGCCTAGGATGGCTGCTCCATGTTCGGTCTTAAAGGATGTTTGGGTGAAAAAAGAGTTGAAATACTTCAATTTAAAATACTAATTGACAAGTACAagttctgtttttcaaaatTTACTCAAGAAAAAGTATGTTAATAATAGAAAGTAACAAGTAACGTCAACGTTAGTCGTAGCTGTCTGTTCGGAGGTTTTACATTGATTTTACATCGCTACCCTGACGTTACTTATTGTGTGAGCAGTTTTTTAGTATTGTAGCTGGTTCCGGTGGAGCAACGTCTAATTTCTTTGCAAATAATAGGGTCATTAAAACACAGCCATTATGTATTCAAACAATGAGTCCATATGTTATGTGtcagtttttctctgcagcGCAGCCACCGCCCCCAGTTTGTATTGTCATTAACGTCATATGTTGTACATATAAGACTTGTACAGACAAGTCGAGTAAATTAGCTGCACAAACTAGGGCAAAAGCAgttggtttttgtgtttgtgtgatatttGGCAGCACTGGCCAGCTGTTGTTAAACctgatgttttctgtcctgtGGCAGACGTTTGATAGTCCTGAGGAGCTGAAGGCGAAGGTGGAGACCCTCGCTCAGTTGATAAAAGAATCTCAGTACTTGGTCGTCCACTCCGGAGCAGGAATCAGCACCTCAGTAGGCATCCCAGACTTCAGGTGAGGCACAAACAAGTACAGCTCTTTCCTTCTGTCAACCATTTCCACCAACACACGCTGCTTTTCTCACTCATCCATCTGGCACATTCATGAACATGGTGAGCAAGGCGACACTGACTTGCAAAGATAAAGAGAATGGTATCAAGAAACAAACGAAGCTTTGAAATTAAGGGCTGTTTAAAGGTGAGCCAAATAGACAGTGTCATTGCTGGACCTGTGGATCTAcaatattatttatttgtatatcattttatagttttttttgtcagtgtaaaatttcaagtttttttttttgatggtgGTGAATCAACCGGGCAGTCTGATGAAATGGAGAAATTGCGGTGCAGGTGATTGTAGACTGTAGCAGCCATTCTGGAAACTGTCCTGTTGCTGTAAATGCTGAGGGAGGGCAAGAAAAGGACTCTTATTCACATAGTGCTGTTTCAGAGTTTTTACAGACTTGAAAAGATGGATTATAATCATATAAATAAGTTTTAGGAGTTGCTGTCTGCCTCCCCTCAGCACTCATCTGCTTCTTTGCACCTGATCTACAGCATTCACATCAGTTTTTTGATACATCTGTTGAGACTGAGCCAAATGCTTCTGCACAGCTCTGTGGTTTATCAGTGAGGTGTATGAACTGTGCAGCCTGCGTGTCTGTGAACAGTGAGAAACAGACATATAGATCCGTTCATGTAGGCTTCTGTGTTATGGTTAATGTGCTGATTGTGAGCTCAGTAAACCGCTTAAAATGTTGTCTTGGTGGTGCTTTGAAGTAGTTCTGGCTGATCTAGACTGTGGATGAGTAATGCGATGttgatcatttgtttttgtgaacaaCCAAATGGTGCATCATTGTAAAACGTTTCTGCTGCAAGGAATTATGGGGCAGCATTATCTCCTTTTCCTTTGTAAAGGATGGTCCAGTGTTTCCTATGCTAAAGGAGATACAAAAGGAAGCATTGAAGGAATTAGCATTTAGAGAATTCAGACAACTCTTATCATGGTTGCCACTTAGATTCTTCTTGGTCATTTCACTCAGCGAGGAAGCTTCCTGAGTAAAAACGACTATTCAACCACAACCATAATGTGGACTGCTTGGCTTAGTCTCCTGCTGTCTTTAGTAGTACCACTGTATGAGCAGATGAGGGTGCTGCTTGCTTATTATTTGTCAGATTGCATTCTTTGTaaaacagtaacacacacactgaaataaatcccagctcctttcattttcttccattaCAGTGTGAGAATTTCCTTTGATAcggtgcaaacacacattttgccTTAATAGCTGAGCTGTGGCACATAAGATAATAAGATTAGATTTAATTGAGTTTATGCTGGTTTGAATGACAGATATTTGCCTGTTTGAATTCATATATAGGTGCTTGGAGACTAATTCATGTTTGATtggtctgcctgtcagtcagtcgACCTTGGACAGCAGCATCATTAAAACCAAGGTTTCTATACACATCAGGCCTCCTAACACAAATTATATTCCCACTGCTgccccacatgcacacacaaatacaaacacacacactcacatgcccCAGAGTGAGAAATTCAGCCCATCAGATTGGTATTATTGACACCAACACATGTGACTCCACCAGCTTCACAGAGGATCTGTGGCTTTCATGTCCTGTGGCATCTTTCTCAGGGTGATAAGCGTGGAATAAGTGACATGCAAGGCTCTCCGTTAATGCTGCTGCGTCTTTGAACTGGTCTTGGCTGAGCAGGCTATGAATCATATAGAAGTGAGAGATGGGGCTTTTCAAATTCAGATAGAAAGATGTGACTGTTGTGCCTGTGTTGAGGATTCACAGGACACGTTCCCTCATCTGATGCATAAAGATAAGTTGCGTGTCCTCGAAGGGACTTGGCAGCTGTGAGGATCTTAGACGGCACCAGTGCTGACGCTGTGTTTATCCTTCATTCAGACACCCAGAACTGACCGGTTAATCCAAGAAGCCTGAACAGAATGATCTCAGATTGGACAACagattttttcacattttaatctgaaaacGTGTCACTGTTCGTAGTATTTCTCTGATTCTGCTGATGTTAAATATAATTTCTCCTCTTTGTAGATTTCATTTGTGATAGAATCTGtgcacagtgtttttcattG
The Chaetodon auriga isolate fChaAug3 chromosome 12, fChaAug3.hap1, whole genome shotgun sequence genome window above contains:
- the cdc34b gene encoding cell division cycle 34 homolog b; protein product: MAQHDHSHVASSQKALMLEMKSLQEQPVEGFKITLVDEADMYNWEVAIFGPPNTHYEGGYFKARIKFPIDYPYSPPAFRFLTKMWHPNIYENGDVCISILHPPVDDPQSGELPSERWNPTQNVRTILLSVISLLNEPNTFSPANVDASVMYRKWRDSKGKDREYVEIIRKQVLATKAEAERDGVKVPTTLAEYCVRTRAPAPDEGSDLFYDYYYDDDDAEDGDGDCCYDEDDSGNEES